The following coding sequences lie in one Pseudomonadota bacterium genomic window:
- a CDS encoding DUF4372 domain-containing protein, which yields MPLSTFRRCVDRYGGQHKVKRFSCLDQY from the coding sequence ATGCCGCTCAGTACGTTCAGGCGCTGCGTGGATCGCTATGGTGGCCAACACAAGGTCAAGCGCTTCTCCTGCCTGGACCAGTAT